One region of Rhodocaloribacter litoris genomic DNA includes:
- the miaB gene encoding tRNA (N6-isopentenyl adenosine(37)-C2)-methylthiotransferase MiaB, which yields MELITDLDVLDDLDAPKHLAEETPAPAGRRVYIETYGCQMNVSDSEIVAAVLRAHGFGLTRDPEQADVVLLNTCAIRENAEQKVRRRLDVFRAAKRKGHPGLTLGVLGCMAERLRTKLLEQEQLVDLVVGPDAYRDLPRLLDLTTETGQAAVNVHLSREETYADIAPVRYDTNGVSAFVSIMRGCDNMCAFCVVPFTRGRERSRPVESILAECEQLIAQGYREVTVLGQNVNSYRYVQNGTTVDFPELLYRISRLSPELRIRYSTSHPKDCSDALLHVHRERHNVCNYIHLPVQHGNTDVLRRMRRTYTREEYLALIDRARTICPGISLSTDIIAGFCGETETEHQDTLSLLEIVRYDHAYMFMYSERPDTYAARKYTDDVPEEVKKRRLGEIIDLQTRIALENNQAEIGRVHTVLVEGPSRRSDEQLCGRTDTNKMVVFDRHDYEKGQYVRVRITGCTSATLFGTPLGTTTLAAGA from the coding sequence ATGGAGTTGATCACCGACCTCGACGTTCTCGACGACCTCGACGCCCCGAAACACCTCGCCGAGGAAACCCCGGCCCCGGCAGGGCGGCGGGTCTACATCGAAACGTACGGCTGCCAGATGAACGTCTCGGACTCCGAGATCGTGGCGGCCGTCCTGCGCGCGCACGGCTTCGGGCTGACCCGCGACCCGGAGCAGGCCGACGTGGTGTTGCTGAACACCTGCGCCATCCGCGAAAACGCCGAGCAGAAGGTGCGCCGCCGCCTGGACGTCTTCCGCGCCGCCAAGCGCAAGGGCCACCCCGGCCTGACGCTCGGGGTGCTCGGCTGCATGGCCGAACGCCTGCGCACGAAGCTCCTCGAACAGGAGCAACTCGTCGACCTGGTGGTGGGGCCGGACGCCTACCGCGACCTGCCCCGCCTGCTCGACCTGACCACCGAAACCGGGCAGGCCGCCGTCAACGTGCACCTCTCGCGCGAGGAGACCTACGCCGACATCGCCCCCGTACGCTACGACACGAACGGCGTCTCGGCCTTCGTCTCGATCATGCGCGGCTGCGACAACATGTGCGCCTTCTGCGTCGTCCCCTTCACCCGCGGCCGCGAGCGCAGCCGGCCCGTCGAGAGCATCCTCGCCGAATGCGAACAGCTCATCGCGCAGGGCTACCGGGAAGTCACCGTCCTCGGCCAGAACGTCAACTCCTACCGCTACGTGCAGAACGGCACGACGGTCGACTTCCCCGAGCTGCTCTACCGCATCAGCCGGCTCTCGCCCGAGCTGCGCATCCGGTATTCGACGAGCCATCCGAAGGACTGCTCCGACGCGCTGCTGCACGTGCACCGCGAGCGGCACAACGTGTGCAACTACATCCACCTGCCCGTCCAGCACGGCAACACCGACGTGCTCCGGCGCATGCGGCGCACCTACACGCGCGAGGAGTACCTGGCCCTCATCGACCGGGCCCGCACGATCTGCCCCGGGATCTCCCTCTCCACGGACATCATCGCCGGCTTCTGCGGGGAAACCGAGACCGAGCACCAGGACACCCTCTCCCTCCTCGAAATCGTCCGGTACGACCACGCCTACATGTTCATGTATTCCGAGCGGCCCGACACGTATGCCGCCCGCAAATACACCGACGACGTGCCCGAGGAAGTCAAGAAACGCCGCCTCGGCGAGATCATCGACCTGCAGACACGCATTGCCCTGGAGAACAACCAGGCCGAGATCGGGCGCGTGCACACGGTGCTCGTCGAAGGCCCGAGCCGCCGGAGCGACGAACAGCTCTGCGGCCGGACCGACACGAACAAGATGGTCGTTTTCGACCGGCACGACTATGAGAAAGGGCAGTACGTCCGCGTGCGCATCACCGGCTGCACGTCGGCCACCCTCTTCGGGACGCCGCTCGGCACGACCACCCTCGCCGCCGGGGCCTGA
- a CDS encoding tetratricopeptide repeat protein, whose protein sequence is MSKIPHGTHHASEGSGPLPDLQDILTRMDQGRLDEALAALDVLVAQAPGYTVAHVVRARALEAASRWEEAFRAWQTAQFFAPASPTVSAGLRRTLSHLAAAPAGLEQLVTERSGAPAARASAPPTSPPDFEDLDRLIAELEAARIVPDPDLENMPPPELENEIDDVVSETLARIYAAQNQFEEAARVYEQLASQEPERATEYLQKATEMRRKAR, encoded by the coding sequence ATGTCGAAGATCCCGCACGGGACGCATCATGCGTCCGAAGGGTCGGGGCCGCTCCCCGACCTGCAGGACATCCTCACGCGCATGGACCAGGGCCGGCTGGACGAGGCCCTTGCCGCGCTGGATGTGCTCGTGGCACAGGCGCCGGGATACACGGTGGCGCACGTCGTCCGGGCGCGGGCCCTGGAGGCCGCCAGCCGGTGGGAGGAAGCGTTCCGGGCCTGGCAGACGGCACAGTTCTTCGCCCCGGCCAGCCCGACCGTCTCCGCCGGCCTCCGGCGCACCCTGTCTCACCTGGCAGCCGCCCCCGCCGGCCTGGAACAGCTCGTGACCGAAAGGTCCGGAGCACCGGCCGCCAGGGCTTCCGCCCCCCCCACCAGCCCGCCCGACTTCGAAGACCTCGACCGGCTCATCGCCGAGCTGGAAGCCGCCCGGATCGTGCCCGATCCGGACCTGGAGAACATGCCACCGCCGGAACTCGAAAACGAGATCGACGACGTGGTGTCGGAGACGCTGGCCCGTATCTATGCCGCCCAGAACCAGTTCGAGGAGGCGGCCCGGGTCTACGAGCAACTGGCCTCCCAGGAACCGGAGCGGGCCACCGAATACCTCCAGAAAGCCACGGAGATGCGCCGCAAGGCCCGGTAG
- a CDS encoding alpha/beta hydrolase encodes MRRTIWGLGGLVAVLGLLWMLGPRPAVEEPAGLPVLPGDLDAYLAAAEARFDDLRPGVEKTIVWADPATRSRTPVAVVYLHGFSATREETRPLCDTLAARLGANLFYTRLTGHGRTGEALAAATASDWLHDALEALAVGRRLGERVMLVGTSTGGTLATWLAARYPEALAAVILISPNFGPKDPRTEIFLWPWGDALARAVAGDEHAWEPANEAQARFWTTRYPIEALRPMMAVVAHVNDLDLEAITTPVLVIYSPNDQVVEPAHIEAQYARFGGRKHRIAIERAGGSNHVLAGDILAPEMTLPLADSILAFLGAVP; translated from the coding sequence ATGCGACGCACCATCTGGGGGCTGGGCGGGCTCGTGGCCGTGCTGGGGCTGCTGTGGATGCTGGGGCCGCGCCCGGCGGTGGAGGAGCCGGCCGGCCTGCCCGTGCTGCCCGGCGACCTCGACGCCTACCTGGCCGCCGCCGAGGCCCGCTTCGACGACCTCCGCCCCGGTGTCGAGAAGACGATCGTCTGGGCCGATCCGGCTACGCGGTCGCGGACGCCGGTGGCGGTCGTCTACCTGCACGGCTTCTCGGCCACGCGCGAGGAGACGCGCCCGCTCTGCGACACGCTGGCGGCTCGCCTGGGGGCCAACCTGTTCTACACCCGCCTGACCGGGCACGGCCGCACGGGGGAGGCGCTGGCCGCCGCTACCGCGTCGGACTGGCTGCACGATGCGCTCGAAGCCCTGGCCGTCGGGCGGCGCCTGGGCGAACGGGTGATGCTCGTGGGCACCTCCACCGGCGGCACGCTCGCCACCTGGCTGGCGGCCCGCTACCCCGAGGCGCTGGCGGCGGTGATCCTGATCTCCCCCAACTTCGGGCCGAAGGACCCGCGTACCGAAATCTTCCTCTGGCCCTGGGGCGATGCCCTCGCCCGCGCCGTGGCCGGCGACGAGCATGCCTGGGAGCCGGCCAACGAGGCACAGGCCCGTTTCTGGACGACCCGCTATCCCATCGAGGCCCTCCGGCCCATGATGGCCGTCGTCGCGCACGTCAACGACCTGGACCTGGAGGCCATCACGACGCCCGTCCTGGTGATCTATTCGCCGAACGATCAGGTGGTGGAACCCGCCCACATCGAGGCGCAGTACGCCCGGTTCGGCGGGCGCAAGCATCGCATCGCCATCGAACGGGCCGGCGGCTCCAACCACGTCCTCGCCGGCGATATCCTGGCCCCGGAGATGACCCTCCCGCTGGCCGACAGTATCCTGGCGTTCCTCGGCGCGGTGCCCTGA
- a CDS encoding cellulose synthase family protein encodes MSLLATVLAVFYAAGMAVLLVYGLNLLWMALVHARHDVLRPGPVPDPDAVPEPDDHWPVVTVQLPLYNEAFVAERLIDACARLRYPRRRLEIQVLDDSTDHTTALVARRVRTWRARGLDILHIHRTDRAGFKAGALQNGLRLARGELVAVFDADFIPPPDFLLRTVPAFEDERVGLVQARWGHLNDDASLLTRMQAFGLDTHFAVEQHVRSLAGCFINFNGTAGVWRAACIEDAGGWQSDTLTEDLDLSYRAQLRGWQCRYLPDVEVPAELPVDINAFRTQQFRWTKGAVQTARKLLGPLWRSDLPAGVKLEGTLHLTAHSVFPFVALVAVLHAPLLGLSDRGYGPGATFFAVMGLGLLGFAGFFLAQLFAQRALYPDWPRRLLRFPLFMAGSMGLALNNSRALIQALRGKTSVFVRTPKYAVRRHRPARAWWRTPYAESRIPPLVWLELLLALYCLAGLVLLLLQGAWAAAPFQAFFALGFGLVAGFNLHQFFLSRTVPPGPA; translated from the coding sequence ATGTCGCTGCTTGCCACCGTCCTGGCGGTGTTCTACGCGGCCGGCATGGCCGTGCTGCTCGTCTACGGGCTGAACCTGCTGTGGATGGCGCTGGTCCATGCCCGGCACGACGTGCTGCGCCCCGGCCCCGTACCCGACCCCGACGCCGTGCCCGAGCCCGACGACCACTGGCCGGTGGTGACGGTGCAGCTGCCGCTCTACAACGAAGCGTTCGTGGCCGAGCGGCTCATCGACGCCTGTGCCCGGCTCCGCTACCCCCGGCGCCGTCTCGAGATCCAGGTCCTCGACGACTCGACGGACCACACCACGGCCCTCGTCGCACGGCGGGTGCGTACCTGGCGGGCCCGCGGCCTCGACATCCTTCATATCCACCGCACGGACCGGGCCGGCTTCAAGGCCGGCGCCCTTCAGAACGGCCTCCGGCTGGCCCGGGGAGAGCTCGTAGCCGTCTTCGACGCCGATTTCATCCCGCCTCCCGACTTTCTCCTGCGCACCGTACCCGCCTTCGAGGACGAACGGGTGGGGCTCGTCCAGGCACGCTGGGGCCACCTCAACGACGACGCCTCCCTGCTGACCCGCATGCAGGCTTTCGGTCTGGACACCCACTTCGCCGTCGAACAGCACGTGCGGAGCCTGGCCGGCTGCTTCATCAACTTCAATGGCACGGCCGGCGTGTGGCGCGCCGCCTGCATCGAAGACGCCGGCGGCTGGCAGAGCGACACCCTCACCGAAGACCTGGACCTGAGCTACCGTGCCCAGCTCCGGGGCTGGCAGTGCCGCTACCTGCCCGACGTCGAGGTCCCCGCCGAGCTGCCGGTGGACATCAACGCCTTCCGCACGCAGCAATTCCGGTGGACCAAAGGAGCCGTTCAGACGGCGCGCAAGCTGCTCGGGCCGCTGTGGCGGTCCGACCTGCCGGCGGGCGTGAAGCTCGAAGGCACGCTCCACCTGACGGCCCACAGCGTCTTCCCGTTCGTCGCCCTCGTGGCCGTCCTGCATGCCCCGCTGCTCGGGCTCAGCGACCGGGGCTACGGGCCGGGCGCGACCTTCTTCGCCGTGATGGGCCTGGGCCTGCTCGGCTTTGCCGGCTTCTTCCTCGCCCAGCTCTTCGCCCAGCGTGCCCTTTATCCGGACTGGCCGCGCCGCCTGCTGCGCTTCCCGCTGTTCATGGCCGGCAGCATGGGGCTGGCCCTCAACAACAGCCGCGCGCTGATCCAGGCCCTGCGGGGCAAGACGTCCGTCTTCGTTCGCACCCCGAAGTACGCGGTGCGCCGGCACCGCCCTGCCCGGGCCTGGTGGCGCACGCCGTACGCCGAATCCCGCATCCCGCCCCTCGTCTGGCTCGAACTGCTGCTGGCACTCTACTGCCTGGCCGGGCTCGTCCTGCTGTTGCTGCAGGGCGCATGGGCCGCCGCGCCCTTCCAGGCCTTCTTCGCCCTCGGCTTCGGCCTCGTCGCCGGCTTCAACCTGCACCAGTTCTTCCTGAGCCGAACCGTCCCACCCGGCCCGGCATGA
- a CDS encoding sigma-54 interaction domain-containing protein, with amino-acid sequence MDRAAIQERFGIIGSSPALLRELDRARQVAQTDITVLIEGESGVGKELFAQAIHEMSHRRHKPLVVVNCGAIPEGLIESELFGNEKGAYTGAVERRSGYFEQADGSTIFLDEIGEMPPAAQVRLLRVLETGTFSRVGSSTPIQTDVRVIAATNKDLAREVQAGRFREDLYYRLSTVLLKIPPLRERKEDIIPIFEHFLHRFAQKYNSVHKRLTEEARQLLKRYRWPGNVRELRNVAEQAVVLHRGDTLTADDLRPYLRGVTAAGVSEGLVPVSRTAPGDEGRERELIYRALLELRLDIREMKEQLSALLARLGAALPHGIVGRDAEGELVIVRKADPETYPSLIEDVSYEIEGENEHRPPIMDLLGSDDKRDEPADEKPLPTLEDAERQLITEALRRFDGNRRQTARALGISERTLYRKLKEIEEEV; translated from the coding sequence ATGGATAGAGCCGCCATCCAGGAACGTTTCGGCATCATCGGCAGCTCGCCGGCCCTCCTGCGCGAGCTCGACCGGGCCCGCCAGGTCGCCCAGACCGACATCACCGTGCTGATCGAGGGCGAGAGCGGCGTCGGCAAAGAGCTCTTCGCCCAGGCCATCCACGAGATGAGCCACCGCCGCCACAAGCCGCTCGTCGTGGTCAACTGCGGGGCGATCCCGGAAGGGCTGATCGAGAGCGAGCTCTTCGGCAACGAAAAGGGCGCCTACACCGGGGCCGTCGAGCGGCGCAGCGGCTACTTCGAACAGGCCGACGGCAGCACCATCTTCCTGGACGAGATCGGCGAGATGCCGCCGGCGGCCCAGGTGCGGCTGCTGCGCGTCCTGGAGACCGGCACCTTCAGCCGCGTCGGCTCCTCGACCCCGATCCAGACGGACGTGCGCGTCATCGCCGCCACGAACAAGGACCTGGCCCGCGAGGTGCAGGCCGGGCGGTTCCGCGAAGACCTCTACTACCGGCTCAGCACCGTCCTCCTCAAGATCCCCCCCCTCCGCGAACGCAAGGAGGACATCATCCCCATCTTCGAGCATTTCCTCCACCGCTTCGCCCAGAAGTACAACTCGGTCCACAAGCGGCTCACCGAGGAGGCCCGGCAACTGCTGAAGCGGTACCGCTGGCCGGGTAACGTGCGGGAGCTACGCAACGTGGCCGAGCAGGCGGTGGTGCTGCACCGCGGGGACACGCTCACGGCGGACGACCTGCGCCCCTACCTGCGCGGGGTCACGGCGGCCGGCGTCAGCGAAGGGCTCGTGCCGGTCTCGCGCACCGCCCCCGGCGACGAGGGCCGGGAGCGCGAGCTCATCTACCGGGCCCTGCTGGAGTTGCGCCTGGACATCCGCGAGATGAAGGAGCAACTGTCGGCCCTGCTGGCCCGGCTCGGCGCCGCCCTGCCCCACGGCATCGTCGGGCGGGACGCGGAAGGGGAGCTGGTCATCGTCCGCAAGGCGGACCCGGAAACCTATCCCTCCCTCATCGAGGACGTCTCCTACGAGATCGAGGGGGAAAACGAGCACCGGCCGCCCATCATGGACCTGCTCGGCAGCGACGACAAGCGCGACGAACCCGCCGACGAGAAACCCCTGCCCACCCTCGAAGACGCCGAGCGCCAGCTCATCACTGAGGCCCTCCGCCGCTTCGACGGCAACCGCCGCCAGACCGCCCGCGCCCTCGGCATCAGCGAACGCACCCTGTACCGCAAACTCAAGGAAATCGAGGAAGAAGTCTGA
- the thiL gene encoding thiamine-phosphate kinase — protein MSDYTPIEAVGEFGLIERMRAVLGAPVDEDVRLGIDDDAAVYHVGEGRVHVVTTDALIEGVHFDRSFVPLLHLGLKSIAVNVSDVVAMNARPRFATIALGLPASISVEQVEAFYEGLRQGCEAYGVTLVGGDTTTARYLTIAVTVIGEADERDVVLRRGARPGDLLCVTGDLGAAYAGLKVLLDQRRTLRETGGAYEPDLDPYRYVIRRQLTPTARLKTIEDWARRRVRPHALIDISDGLASEVHHLCRQSGCGALVRAAALPIHPETRAVADQFLEDVDTYALFGGEDYELAFALPEAMLERLDPESYTVVGMFTEAGEGIRIQTPEGAVIPLDARGYQHFRGEPFEENGTGFDDAG, from the coding sequence ATGTCTGATTACACGCCCATCGAGGCCGTGGGAGAATTTGGCCTGATCGAGCGCATGCGGGCCGTGCTCGGCGCGCCGGTGGACGAGGACGTGCGCCTCGGGATCGACGACGACGCGGCCGTCTATCACGTCGGCGAGGGCCGGGTGCACGTGGTCACGACGGATGCCCTCATCGAAGGCGTCCATTTCGACCGCTCGTTCGTGCCGCTGCTCCACCTGGGGCTGAAATCCATCGCGGTGAACGTAAGCGACGTGGTGGCGATGAACGCACGTCCCCGCTTCGCCACGATCGCCCTGGGCCTGCCCGCCTCGATCTCGGTCGAACAGGTCGAGGCGTTCTACGAAGGCCTTCGCCAGGGCTGCGAAGCCTACGGGGTCACCCTCGTCGGGGGGGACACGACCACGGCCCGTTACCTGACGATCGCCGTCACAGTCATCGGCGAGGCCGACGAGCGGGACGTCGTCCTCCGGCGGGGCGCACGGCCGGGCGACCTGCTGTGCGTCACGGGCGACCTCGGCGCGGCCTATGCCGGGCTCAAGGTGCTGCTGGACCAGCGCCGTACCCTCCGCGAGACCGGCGGCGCCTACGAGCCGGACCTGGACCCCTACCGCTACGTCATCCGGCGCCAGCTGACGCCCACGGCCCGCCTGAAAACCATCGAGGACTGGGCCCGGCGGCGCGTGCGTCCCCATGCCCTCATCGACATATCGGACGGGCTGGCTTCCGAGGTACACCACCTCTGCCGGCAAAGCGGGTGCGGGGCCCTCGTCCGTGCCGCCGCCCTGCCCATCCACCCGGAGACCCGTGCCGTCGCCGACCAGTTCCTCGAAGACGTGGACACGTACGCCCTCTTCGGCGGCGAAGACTACGAGCTCGCCTTTGCCCTGCCCGAAGCCATGCTCGAACGGCTCGATCCCGAAAGCTACACCGTCGTCGGGATGTTCACCGAGGCCGGGGAGGGGATCCGCATCCAGACCCCCGAAGGAGCCGTCATCCCGCTCGACGCCCGGGGCTACCAGCACTTCCGGGGCGAACCCTTCGAGGAAAACGGCACCGGCTTCGACGACGCCGGCTGA
- a CDS encoding LptE family protein, translated as MNEAMRTGWIRRKVVWLLALLPVGCAYYSFSGATIPSHLHTIAIPLAEDRSVSPVTALDERLTRLLVDRFVGQTRLSLEPDPEAADAVLFVTIDRYQNEPTAVGGQERTTRNRVTLSVTARYVDRTEERELLRRSFQGFEEYDPVAQGLAGEETAAFAALEKIADDIFTAATSNW; from the coding sequence ATGAACGAGGCTATGCGAACGGGGTGGATCCGCCGCAAGGTGGTGTGGCTGCTGGCCCTGCTGCCCGTCGGCTGTGCCTACTACAGCTTCAGCGGAGCCACGATCCCCTCCCACCTGCACACCATCGCCATCCCGCTGGCGGAAGACCGCAGCGTGAGCCCCGTCACCGCCCTCGACGAGCGGCTCACCCGGCTGCTCGTCGATCGCTTCGTCGGGCAAACCCGGCTGTCGCTGGAACCCGACCCCGAAGCCGCCGACGCGGTGCTCTTCGTCACCATCGACCGCTACCAGAACGAACCGACGGCCGTCGGCGGGCAGGAACGCACGACCCGTAACCGCGTCACCCTCTCCGTGACGGCGCGCTACGTGGACCGCACCGAAGAGCGCGAGCTCCTGCGCCGGTCTTTCCAGGGGTTCGAAGAGTACGACCCGGTGGCCCAGGGCCTGGCCGGGGAAGAGACGGCCGCCTTCGCCGCCCTCGAAAAGATCGCCGACGACATCTTCACCGCCGCCACGTCGAACTGGTAG
- a CDS encoding anhydro-N-acetylmuramic acid kinase: MPLMFPSPWQRLAKPSRLVAGLMSGTSLDGIDAAVVRLTGSGRALVIEPRAFVSVPYPPALRQALLANSAPGTSSVRELALLNVRLAHAYAGAVHRAAAAAGVSVADLDLIGSHGQTVHHVPEATDCAGEAVTATLQIGDPSVLANLLGVPVVGDFRPADMALGGQGAPLVPYFDYVAFAHERETRGVLNIGGIANLTVLPRNPRLEDVRAFDTGPGNMVLDALARRLLDRPYDEGGALAARGTPHEALLAELLDHPYFARTPPKSTGRELFGADFVERLCERAEALGLEAADLMATAVALTARSIEQAYLRFVAPRHRLDVLLVGGGGVHNTCLMQHLETRFAPVPVRSVAAAGIDPDAKEALCFAVLAHETVNGVPTNLPAVTGAARPTLLGKICLPGAR; this comes from the coding sequence ATGCCGCTCATGTTCCCCTCGCCCTGGCAACGCCTTGCGAAGCCGTCCCGGCTGGTGGCCGGGCTCATGAGCGGCACCTCGCTCGACGGCATCGATGCGGCGGTGGTGCGGCTGACGGGCAGCGGGCGCGCCCTGGTCATCGAACCCCGGGCCTTCGTCAGCGTGCCGTACCCGCCGGCGCTGCGCCAGGCCCTGCTGGCCAATTCGGCACCCGGCACCTCATCGGTGCGGGAGCTGGCCCTGCTCAACGTTCGCCTGGCCCATGCCTATGCCGGGGCCGTCCACCGTGCGGCCGCCGCCGCCGGGGTGAGCGTGGCCGACCTCGACCTCATCGGCTCACACGGGCAAACCGTCCACCATGTGCCCGAGGCAACGGACTGTGCCGGCGAGGCCGTCACCGCGACGCTCCAGATCGGCGACCCCTCCGTGCTGGCCAACCTGCTCGGCGTGCCCGTCGTGGGGGACTTCCGCCCGGCCGACATGGCCCTCGGCGGGCAGGGCGCCCCCCTCGTCCCCTACTTCGACTACGTCGCCTTCGCCCACGAGCGCGAAACCCGGGGCGTGCTCAACATCGGCGGCATCGCCAACCTGACCGTCCTGCCCCGGAACCCCCGGCTCGAAGACGTACGGGCCTTCGACACCGGTCCCGGCAACATGGTCCTCGACGCCCTCGCCCGGCGCCTGCTGGATCGCCCCTACGACGAGGGCGGCGCCCTGGCGGCCCGGGGCACCCCCCACGAAGCCCTGCTGGCCGAGCTGCTCGACCATCCCTACTTTGCCCGCACGCCTCCCAAATCGACAGGGCGCGAACTGTTCGGGGCGGACTTCGTCGAACGGCTGTGCGAGCGTGCCGAAGCCCTGGGCCTCGAGGCCGCCGACCTCATGGCCACCGCCGTCGCCCTCACGGCCCGGAGCATCGAGCAGGCCTACCTCCGGTTCGTCGCACCCCGCCACCGGCTTGACGTGCTCCTGGTTGGCGGTGGCGGCGTCCACAACACCTGCCTCATGCAACACCTCGAAACCCGCTTCGCGCCGGTGCCCGTCCGCTCCGTTGCCGCCGCCGGCATCGACCCCGACGCCAAAGAGGCCCTCTGCTTCGCCGTCCTCGCCCACGAAACGGTCAACGGCGTCCCGACGAACCTGCCGGCCGTCACCGGCGCCGCACGCCCGACCCTGCTCGGCAAGATCTGCCTCCCCGGAGCGCGGTGA